In Streptomyces sp. NBC_00433, a single genomic region encodes these proteins:
- a CDS encoding amino acid adenylation domain-containing protein: MTTATRVPALPIQRGMWLASQLDPIGSEFTVSTATRLTGPLDPAALDQALRDVTDRQPLLRSRFARYGRSGLSLVVDPDLTATPTQTDLAGLPTAQAETTARDLVAETARVPFDLERGPLLRAMLLRLAPEDHIVALHLHHAVCDGDSVRLLYDAWSRAYARRTAAGGAHDPVPAERGTHDDTPDYHRHAAVTEAEHAEGLAYWSRRLDGVTPPALPLTGHPGRTGRDGAGHTFPVPPALLRRVDAFARQAGTTRYTVLLTAFSALLGRLCRTEEVTVGTTASTRLAEDSQHVVGPLFNTLALRTATPAGTAFRDAVDTATDTVLDAFEHVRVPFEDVLDTVRTASSSGLRNPLFNVFFELDHAPAPALRLPGCAAAPFRFPDHAPKTDLMLALRPDGDGLTGEFTYRTTACDDTGVRALADGFTALLDAALHAPGTALDDLPVMSPARRDDVLHAFADGGRTAPADTCVHRLFEQQARSTPDAVAVRELGGDRRTLSYQELNGRANRLARYLRARGVTPHDRIALLLHRSPDLVVACLAAWKAGAAYVPLDAAFPDPRLEFVTQDSGARLVVTESALAGRAAALGVGVVVLDEAAAAVAAHPGTDLPDGPGPDALAYVIHTSGSTGKPKGVLVEHRGLANFLNWCVRRYAAEGDGGAPLFSSMAFDMVVPNLYTPLLTGQAVALAPDGLPPDRLGEVLAAGAPYSFVKLTPGHLELLTAQLTPGQARGLARLLVVGADAFPPAALTAWRALAPDLPLLNEYGPTEATVANSAYEIPPPAAPGTRESDEPATLPIGRPIPNTTMYVLDDDRRPVPPGVTGEIHIGGTCVARGYANRPQTTAERFVDDPFGPPGARLYRTGDLGRWLPDGQAQFLGRSDHQVKINGYRIEPGEVEAALAAVPGVRQALVTTAGTPSGPRALVAHVVPDPGTAFDADALRAELAHTLPAHLVPARFLELARVPLNANGKVDRSRLPQPTWGTSGPAAPRGARTPAEEAVSRAWAEVLGLAPDAFGPDDNFFGLGGNSLLVLTVVARLRGLLGADLTFARFLQDPTVAGVAAAVTDGARPAGGHSLSQLAPGGDGTPTVFVHPLGGTVFCYRHLVEMLSGQAPLYGLTLGALRGESPDGDDRLEDTAARYAAEIREAVPGPVNVVGWSAGGVIAFETARRLRALGGQVSHLVLLDPSPPQENTRWRQYVRQLRRIRSRLGLAGDEEREEEFQAVLRGDLFQAMGIDPSTCRDYSLFPQDVLYIWQRQLETLGGYEVGSYEGPMTVLTSQERDGDDQILLVAKWQEHAGGPVKHIQVGGDHLGMMRLPAAASSAAALRELITGDGEGTA, encoded by the coding sequence ATGACCACCGCCACCCGCGTGCCCGCCCTCCCCATCCAACGGGGCATGTGGCTCGCCTCCCAACTCGACCCGATCGGGTCGGAGTTCACCGTCTCCACCGCGACACGCCTCACCGGCCCGCTGGACCCCGCGGCACTGGACCAGGCACTGCGGGACGTGACCGACCGGCAGCCCCTGCTGCGGTCGCGGTTCGCCCGCTACGGCCGAAGCGGCCTGTCCCTGGTCGTCGACCCCGACCTGACGGCCACCCCGACACAGACCGACCTCGCCGGCCTGCCCACCGCCCAGGCCGAGACGACCGCCCGCGACCTCGTCGCCGAGACCGCACGCGTCCCCTTCGACCTGGAGCGGGGCCCCCTGCTGCGCGCCATGCTGCTGCGCCTGGCACCCGAGGACCACATCGTCGCACTCCACCTGCACCACGCCGTGTGCGACGGCGACTCCGTGCGGCTCCTGTACGACGCCTGGAGCCGCGCCTACGCGCGGCGCACGGCCGCGGGCGGCGCCCACGATCCCGTCCCCGCGGAGCGGGGCACGCACGACGACACCCCGGACTACCACCGGCACGCCGCCGTCACCGAGGCCGAACACGCCGAGGGCCTGGCCTACTGGAGCCGCCGCCTCGACGGCGTGACCCCGCCGGCCCTGCCGCTGACCGGACACCCCGGACGCACCGGCCGGGACGGCGCCGGCCACACCTTCCCGGTCCCCCCCGCCCTGCTGCGGCGCGTCGACGCCTTCGCCCGCCAAGCGGGCACCACCCGCTACACCGTGCTGCTGACAGCGTTCTCCGCGCTGCTGGGACGTCTGTGCCGCACCGAGGAGGTCACCGTCGGCACCACGGCCTCCACCCGGCTGGCCGAAGACTCCCAGCACGTGGTCGGCCCGCTGTTCAACACCCTCGCGCTGCGCACCGCCACCCCCGCCGGCACCGCCTTCCGGGACGCCGTCGACACGGCGACCGACACCGTCCTGGACGCCTTCGAGCACGTGCGGGTGCCGTTCGAGGACGTCCTGGACACCGTGCGCACCGCCTCCTCCTCCGGGCTGCGCAACCCGCTGTTCAACGTCTTCTTCGAACTCGACCACGCTCCCGCGCCCGCCCTGCGCCTGCCGGGCTGCGCGGCGGCGCCCTTCCGCTTCCCCGACCACGCCCCCAAGACCGACCTCATGCTCGCCCTCAGGCCCGACGGCGACGGACTCACCGGCGAGTTCACCTACCGCACCACCGCCTGCGACGACACGGGCGTCCGCGCCCTCGCCGACGGGTTCACCGCCCTGCTCGACGCCGCACTCCACGCGCCCGGCACCGCGCTGGACGACCTGCCCGTCATGTCGCCGGCCCGCCGCGACGACGTCCTGCACGCCTTCGCCGACGGCGGCCGCACGGCCCCCGCCGACACCTGCGTGCACCGCCTCTTCGAACAGCAGGCGCGGTCCACCCCCGACGCCGTCGCGGTACGCGAACTGGGCGGCGACAGGCGGACGCTGAGCTACCAGGAGCTGAACGGGCGGGCCAACCGGCTGGCCCGCTACCTGCGCGCCCGGGGCGTGACCCCGCACGACCGGATCGCGCTGCTGCTGCACCGCTCACCGGATCTGGTGGTGGCCTGCCTTGCCGCGTGGAAGGCCGGAGCCGCCTACGTGCCCCTGGACGCGGCCTTCCCCGACCCCCGCCTGGAGTTCGTCACCCAGGACAGCGGGGCGCGCCTGGTCGTCACCGAGTCCGCCCTGGCCGGACGGGCCGCCGCCCTCGGCGTCGGCGTCGTCGTCCTCGACGAGGCAGCGGCCGCCGTCGCCGCCCACCCCGGCACCGACCTGCCCGACGGACCGGGCCCGGACGCGCTCGCCTACGTCATCCACACCTCCGGCTCCACCGGCAAGCCCAAGGGCGTCCTGGTGGAGCACCGCGGGCTCGCGAACTTCCTCAACTGGTGCGTGCGCCGCTACGCCGCCGAAGGCGACGGCGGGGCACCGCTGTTCTCGTCCATGGCCTTCGACATGGTGGTGCCCAACCTGTACACCCCGCTGCTCACCGGCCAGGCCGTCGCGCTCGCCCCCGACGGCCTGCCACCGGACCGCCTCGGCGAGGTGCTGGCCGCCGGAGCCCCCTACAGCTTCGTCAAACTCACCCCCGGCCACCTGGAACTGCTCACCGCCCAGCTCACCCCCGGCCAGGCCCGCGGCCTGGCCCGGCTGCTCGTCGTCGGAGCCGACGCCTTCCCGCCCGCGGCGCTGACCGCCTGGCGCGCGCTCGCCCCCGACCTGCCCCTGCTGAACGAGTACGGGCCGACCGAGGCGACCGTCGCCAACAGCGCGTACGAGATTCCGCCCCCCGCCGCCCCGGGCACGCGCGAGAGCGACGAGCCCGCCACCCTGCCCATCGGCAGGCCCATCCCCAACACCACCATGTACGTCCTCGACGACGACCGCCGGCCCGTGCCACCCGGCGTCACCGGCGAGATCCACATCGGCGGCACCTGCGTGGCCCGCGGCTACGCCAACCGGCCGCAGACCACCGCCGAACGGTTCGTCGACGACCCCTTCGGCCCGCCCGGCGCCCGCCTCTACCGCACCGGCGACCTGGGCCGCTGGCTGCCCGACGGACAGGCGCAGTTCCTCGGCAGGTCCGACCACCAGGTCAAGATCAACGGCTACCGCATCGAACCCGGCGAGGTCGAGGCCGCCCTGGCCGCCGTCCCCGGCGTACGCCAGGCCCTCGTAACCACCGCCGGCACCCCCTCAGGACCCCGGGCCCTGGTCGCCCACGTCGTACCCGACCCCGGCACCGCGTTCGACGCCGACGCCCTGCGCGCGGAACTCGCCCACACCCTGCCCGCACACCTGGTGCCCGCCCGGTTCCTGGAACTCGCCCGCGTCCCGCTCAACGCCAACGGCAAGGTCGACCGGTCCAGGCTCCCGCAGCCCACCTGGGGCACCAGCGGCCCCGCCGCGCCCCGCGGGGCGCGCACCCCCGCCGAGGAAGCGGTCAGCCGTGCCTGGGCCGAGGTCCTCGGCCTGGCCCCCGACGCCTTCGGACCCGACGACAACTTCTTCGGGCTCGGCGGCAACTCCCTGCTCGTCCTGACCGTCGTGGCCCGGCTGCGCGGCCTGCTCGGCGCCGACCTCACCTTCGCCCGCTTCCTGCAGGACCCCACCGTCGCCGGGGTCGCCGCCGCCGTCACCGACGGGGCACGCCCGGCCGGCGGCCACAGCCTGTCCCAGCTCGCCCCCGGCGGCGACGGCACACCCACCGTGTTCGTCCACCCGCTGGGCGGGACCGTCTTCTGCTACCGCCACCTCGTCGAGATGCTCAGCGGCCAGGCCCCCCTCTACGGGCTCACCCTCGGCGCCCTGCGCGGCGAGAGCCCCGACGGCGACGACCGGCTGGAGGACACCGCCGCCCGCTACGCCGCCGAGATCCGCGAAGCCGTGCCAGGACCGGTCAACGTCGTCGGCTGGTCGGCGGGCGGCGTCATCGCCTTCGAGACCGCCCGCCGGCTGCGCGCGCTGGGCGGCCAGGTCAGCCACCTGGTCCTCCTGGACCCCAGCCCGCCGCAGGAGAACACCCGCTGGCGCCAGTACGTACGCCAACTGCGGCGCATCCGCTCCCGGCTGGGCCTGGCCGGGGACGAGGAACGGGAGGAGGAGTTCCAGGCCGTGCTGCGCGGCGACCTGTTCCAGGCCATGGGCATCGACCCGTCCACCTGCCGCGACTACTCCCTCTTCCCCCAGGACGTGCTGTACATCTGGCAGCGCCAGCTGGAGACCCTCGGCGGCTACGAAGTCGGCTCCTACGAGGGCCCGATGACGGTCCTCACCTCACAGGAACGCGACGGGGACGACCAGATCCTGCTCGTCGCCAAGTGGCAGGAGCACGCCGGCGGACCCGTCAAGCACATCCAGGTGGGCGGCGACCACCTCGGCATGATGCGGCTGCCCGCCGCCGCCTCCTCGGCCGCGGCACTGCGGGAACTGATCACCGGGGACGGGGAGGGCACGGCATGA